The Acidobacteriota bacterium genome contains the following window.
AGTCTGGCCGAGCTCATTGATAACCTGGCCAACGCCCAGCACCGAGGCAGCTTCTTCCGCGACCGGTGTGTCTATTTCCAGCGGCTGTACGTGGAGCGGTTCAAGGAGCGCACGCCGGAAGGCGTCTACGCGGATTCGATCTACCAGCGGTTGTCGGTGGCGGAAGTGAGCGCCGACAAGGACCGGGAAGTCATCGCCCGTCTGGTGTCGGACACCGACGGCAAGCTCAAGCCCAAAGCCGTTTCCGAATCCAGCCGAAACGTGTTTGGGGCGCCCCGCTTCCTCGAGCTGCTGTTCTTTCCTCTCTATCCGGAGCGGAAAGGACTGTTCGAGATCACCGACCTCGGCGAGGCGGTGATCGACGAACGGAAGTGCCGGATCCTGCGGATCTACCCCCACTCCGATGCAGAGCCGCTGGTGGAGGGGGTGTTCTACGTGGATCCGGTCAGCGGTCACCCCGTTCGATTGGTCGTCGACCGGCTGCACCATTTCGAACTGCTGGATGACAATCTGGACGGCCTCGTGGAACTCCATGCGCAGGTGGAATACCGAACCCTGCCCAACGGCGTAACGGTTCCCCAGGCCTGCCGGGCGGACGGCAATTCACGCATCTCCCGGTATAAAGGGTTTTTCAAAATTGACTTTTTGGAATGGGGCTATCAGCCCAATCCGCTCTATCCAGACGTGGTGCCGTATTTCGAGAAGATGCCCGATTTCAAGGATCCGGCACCCGCCGCCTTCCGGCGCCCCGACGACACCGACGCCGCGGGCTCGGAGCAACCATGAGGATCATTGCCGGCCGCCTCAGGGGGCGCCAGCTGTTCCTGCCGCCGGATCTGAGCATCCGGCCCACCATCGGCAAACTGCGCGAATGTTACTTTGACATCGTCCGGGATCTCATCGGCGGCGCCCGATTCCTCGACCTGTGCGCCGGGAGCGGCTCGATGGGACTTGAGGCGCTCAGCCGCGGGGCGGCGGAGGTGGTGTTCGTCGAGATGAGCGAGCGGTCGCTGAAGTATCTCCGGAAGAATCTGGCGCACTGCCGGGTCGAAGATGGCGTGCGGGTGATTCGAGGGGATGTCCTGGTGCAGATTCCCCGGCTGGCCCGGGACGGAAAACAGTTTGACCTGATCTACTTTGACCCGCCCT
Protein-coding sequences here:
- the rsmD gene encoding 16S rRNA (guanine(966)-N(2))-methyltransferase RsmD; the encoded protein is MRIIAGRLRGRQLFLPPDLSIRPTIGKLRECYFDIVRDLIGGARFLDLCAGSGSMGLEALSRGAAEVVFVEMSERSLKYLRKNLAHCRVEDGVRVIRGDVLVQIPRLARDGKQFDLIYFDPPYFEGLYDQALAVVAGSSLLAPGGLVTVNHFKKVMVPAASGGLECVRTVRHGDSALSFYVRRQPPDSDS